One Aptenodytes patagonicus chromosome 7, bAptPat1.pri.cur, whole genome shotgun sequence genomic window, GTTTGGGCTGTGCAGCAGCGACACCCTGGGGGAAGAGATGGACAGGCCACTAAAACTTGGTGCATGTGGGCACCCATCATGTTATTTCCTCAGTAGTAGGCTGTGGTGACAAGATGCTCTACAGCATCTTCCAAATCTCTGTGCCCAGGTTTCCTTCCTTGGTTGTTGATTTCTGGGTGGGCTAAACCAGAAGGGCTGAGATCAGGTTCTGGGCAATGTGCTCCCCTTCCCCAACTCCTCTGTCGTTTCCACCCTGACACTTAACTTGCTCAAAGTAAAAGGGGGCTTCAGCTTGGGCACCATGATTAGACACCATCACACCTCCAGCAGCTTGTTAGTGAAGGCAGGAGGTTTCTCAAGGCAGCAGCCCCTTTTCCTGTTCAGCCAACAGAAAGGCAGCGAGCCCGCTCGCCACCCTGGACCTGCGAGAGACAGGCCACTCAGCCCAAGAGACCAGGCTCAACCTTCATTGCTGTCCTTGTCACCTTTAGAACTTGGGAAAGAACCACCCTGCTGGTGGTCCTCCACTGGGGTCACACCAAggagacacaccccccccccccccccccagggactcACCAGCTGTTAAACCTCCCCTCCAGGACACCATCCACCACCGCAGCAGAAGCCAGGTACAGCTGGGCACTGCTCTGTGGAATTGCATAGAGTAGACAGCAGGCCGCCTGCGCCCTGCCAGGACACCATGGCCCTGCCTGAAAATGCTGCTGCCTACAACAGTGGGtctgggaaaagaaataaagatctaTTGCTACAAAGGCCTTTGAAAGCAATGCTGTTAGCTGCACCGATCgggcattttaaagaaaacagtttggaTTCCTATGCCTTGCGCCTGCTTCCACAGCCATGGGTACCCATAGCAGGcaggagcagaagaaaacacGCAACACATTCACCAGTCCTGCCTCTCCCCTGACACATGATGAGGCTCGGGGAGCTTTGAGGAACAAAAAATGAAAGTGCTTTTCAATTTGTCCATAGGAAAGATGCAAACCCAATTTGCTGGTGCCTCATGGCGCCAGTGGCCACTGCTCCACTTCCTTGCCAGGCACTCATACCAAAGCACAGCTCGACAGGCAATGGCTGCTGTGCCGTCACCCCAACACAACCCTGctgaagggggggtggggtgtggttGTCCCAAAAATGGGGTGAGGGTGCTGCTCCAGCACCCGCTTTCTCTTCCTTACCTGCCCCTATCCCCACTAAAACGTCACCGATTTGGGCAGCTTTGCAAGGGGAGGAGAGCCTGAAAGGAAACTGTTCTCCGAGTGGGATTTGGCAACCTGCGGCGGTAATTTTGGTTTGGGGCTCAGGGTGGGTCGTGGGGCTTTCAGTGCGTTTAATGGTTTCTGGAGGCTTTTTTGGGCATCTGCCTCCTCTGGGTCCAGCGCAAGAGGTGGCAGCATGGAGGTGGCAGGCAGGGGATGTCCAGTCTCTGGCAGAGGCAATGCCACCTGCTTTCTGTTTAAGTCCTGCTCTGTTGCATGGGCCAAGTGGAGGGGAGTGGTGGTTTTGATAACAGTGTAGGGGCTGTTCCCCTCCACCGTGGGGGACAGTGCCTGCTGGAAAGGGCAGCCttcacccagccctgctgcctccaaCTCGCTGCCAGGTAAGACGGGCACACTGCCGCCCGCCAGCCCATGCATGGGCAGCGTGTCCAAGCCCTGGGGCCAGTGCACAGTGCCGGTGGCGCTCCCTGGCCTGTTCTGCTGCAGGCTGGCAAGCTCCCCCGTGGATGCAGCTTTGGATGCCAAGCGcttcaagtctgttttgcctggcagtgctgctctgcagtgcTTCTCAGCTATCTCCTCCCCGTGCTCACTCTTGGGGGAGTCGTCATGCTGCGATGCGCTGGAGAGCCGCcgccagctgcctggcagagaatgAGGGGATGCATCGAGCGCTTTCTCTTTGCAGAGGGATGCTTGTTCTCCCACCAGTAGGGCAGCAGGATTTGGCTGCCATACCACATGGTCCATAGCAGAAAGCTCAGCAGTGCTCCAGTCAGGAGGACTCGGCATGTTTTGGAGAGAGGAGTCCGAGGAGCCGTGCTTggctggggcggggagggagaCCGACTTGTGGTCCACCGTGGCACAGCCGGGAGTGAGAAGAGGCTGCTCTGGAGGCAGAGCCATGGGCAGGAGGTGATGATGGGCCTGTGTCTCACTTGCCTTCAGAAGAGACGGTGGCTGCCCGTCCCTGGTGGGCTCCACCCGACCTTCCTCTCCCAGTGGCCCCCCACCAGGAGGATGCAGGTGGATGTCCATTGCTTCAGCTGCTTCACTGCCCTGGAGGGTGGGAGTCCTTGCCTCTGCTGCCGTCATTCCTCCCAGCACCCCGGGACCTCTGTGGGGATGGGGCTCCCTGTCCAGGGGGTGCTCGCCCACCTGGCCATTCTGGCTATTGGCCACTATGTTGCCTTTCACGGCTACTGGGTTGAGGGAGAGCTCCAGGCCCAGGGGTTTCCGTGGGAACTCCTCAGGCCTTGCTGCAtgggaagcagagaaaacaaCATAAAACCCACACTGTGCATCAGTTCATTTTTGCATCTGGCATGCCCCGACCACAGGAAAGGCAAATGCTGCACCCAGCAGGTGCCAGCCATTCTGGGCTGCCCCGGCTCCCAGCCACACCAGAGGGATGCTCTGGTCCCCAGGGGACACGGGTACCACCAGCCGTTCCCGCTGGGATGCTCACCTTCCCCTCTACCCACCTGGCGGGGGGAGGTCAAATTTCATCTTGCGCAGTTCGGTCATCGACACCTGCAGTTGCTCGATGACAGCATCATCCTCGTactgcagggaagcagcagttTTCTCCTGCAGAAATTCCCGTAAATCTTCCAGCGTCATCTTCAGCAAGCGCTCTGGAGGATGGTAGAAAGGAGTAATGGCAGTGGCACAGCCAAATTGCAGGGTAGCACAAGTGTGGGTTGCATTGCTTTGGTTTTATCTGGGATTCTGCTGCTGTTCCCACTCCGGCGTGGGACAGCCTGAACGTTTTTGCCTCCCTCCCACCTTCCCACTGTTGCTCAGGTTGTGGATACATTTATGTATCCATGCCACCTCTGGGCAGTAGCTCAGCAATGGCAGGACAATGGTGGGGCTGCATGTTTTGGGCCATTTCTGGAAGTTCTCACCAATACCTCTAGGAGGAGGAAAAGCTCCATGAGATAGACACCAAGTGTCAGACTGAACAGCCACTGCCAGCAGCCGCCAACACCAGCCAGGGATGCCAACCTGCACCAGCCAGCAGGCAGGGATGTTGACCCACGccagggatgcaggcaggacTGGGATACAGGCAGGAAtgggatgcaggcagggatgccGATCTGCACCACACATTCTTCAGGGAGGAGAGATGACTTCAGAGCCAGGCTGAAACTTCTGCCTCCCTGCCAGTTTCCCAGTCTTTGCAAACAAACGGGATACTTGAAGATGTATTTCTGGATAGCCTGTTCTTCATTTAACTGAAGGAAGAGCAGGGTGGCTGTTTGCAGAAGCCAACACATGCAGTTCCATAAATCCCACTGGCCCAAAGGTTCCCAGCATGCAATACCAGCATCGCTCCTGTCCCAGATTAAAGACCTAACAGGGCGACAAAGCAAGGCTGCTAGCTTATGGGAGTGGAGGGGTTCAAAGTCCCAAAGATCTCGAGGTAGAAACATCACTGCCTTAATGTTATATAAGAAAACCAGGTTTTGGACATTTTAGAAGTATATTGATGGATTTATTTCTCCCTCTACAGCCTTTTCAGCTGAACTGCCACAGAGCGCTTTGCAGACAGATGAGTTGCTGTCTGTATTGCCCCTGAAAGTATGGTGATAAAAGATGTGGGGCACAGCATGCAGAAAGAGGCAGCTGGGAGTGTTTCAGGTGGGGTTTGCTATACGCTGAGTGCAGGACTTCAATCCTTGCGGCATCTCATTTCCTCCCCGGAGAATCAGCACAGGACTGTGCCTTTTGGGGCCAGCACAGGGCACCAAGCAGGCTGGTAGGGGCCAGCAAGGCTTTCCAGGTCGGCAGCACAAGGGTGGCCCAGCACGGTGCCACCTCTGCCATACGAGACGCGCTCTGCTGGGACCTTACTTTTGTGCAGTTTGAGGATGGTGTAAGCCATGGCCGTCAGCACCCGCTCTCCTTCCAGGATGTAGATATCCCAGAGCCGCAAGGTGAGGGTGAAGGGGGTCTGtttcaaacacacaaacaaaaaaccagcttGTTAGCACTACACTCATTAGCACTGATTGATGGGATGGTGATACAGAGGTTGGTGGCATCACTATGTCCCCTCGCACCAAAACACAATAGGGCAAGGCATTGGATGTCCAGGATTCATCTATAACACAAAAACCTATTTTATCATCTATGGTTTTGCCTTAAAGCTAACGCCCTTGGCTGGCCGGGAAAGTACTTAAAACCCAGCCGTGaatgcagaaaaaggagaaactttCTGCACAGGCATACTAGCACATGGATTCCCCTACCCTGGAAGGAGCATCACCATCTTTCAGCCTTGCAGGTACACAAAACCACTCCTGTATCCATCCAAATTGCCCGAACAGATAGAATCATAGATGATGGGCTATTTATGGGATAGGTCTGAAGGCTCGATGGTGCTTCactaagcattaaaaaaaatcactccttTGGTGTCTAGAGAAGTGGTCTTCCTTATACACAGGCTTATTTCTGCCTGCTAGAAAAACCTCTGCAAGAGGCTTCCATTTGCACCTGGACCCAGTCTTGACAAACAGGAGTGAACTGATATCCAAAATGATGGAGCAGCCCATCATCTCCCAAAGGAGAGGTGATCAGCAAAGATTTAAGGCAGCCAACACAGAAATTAATACTAGTCCTACTGTGACATTTAAGTTCAAACTTGGGATGCTGCACTTACTCTTCAGTTTGGCACAACTGGCCGTTGCAGCTCTTTTACCACGTTACTGTAGTTAAAGGGATTTTGCATTTTATACAGCTTTTAGTGACAGACTGCAAAGCAGTGAGTTCCCTCTCAAGGGGAAGAAGTCATCCACTGTTTTATAGGAAACGGGACAGCAGAAAATTGAGACTGGGGACACACAGATGTCCTAAACATTAGCAAGTCTGGATCTTGCATTCAGGTGTGCAAGCACAATGCTGCCCCTAAAAATAAAGTAGTCTTGGCTTGGGACTGGCAAATTAGCTCTGGaatgcagaaaaaggagaaacctTCTGCACAGGCATACTAGCACATGGATTCCCCTACCCTGGAAGGGGCATCACCATCTTTCAGCCTTGCAGGTACACAAAACCACTCCTGTATCCATCCAAATTGCCCAAacagacagaatcatagaatcatagatgaTGGGCTTGGCTTGGGACTGGCAAATTAGCTCTGGACAAATCAGGGTaattttctcatgctttcatgTGTCTCCAGTGCCCAGCCCGCTCCTttgcctgcagctgctgcagtgctATTGTTTGTGCCTCCAGCTCTTCTTCTCCCTATGTTGTTTCCAGAGCAAAAGTGAGGTTAAATGCCTTTGCAGCAGTGCCAGTGGGCAATAGAAAGATCTCTCCTGACTCGGAAGCTTATACTGCTGCTGCCGAGTCATCTCCCAGCGACCACTTGTGATGAGGCAGCAGGAATTGGCTTGTCATCAGTGACATGCAGTTATTTTTAGCTTCTCCcttactaatttttttccttatgagaGTGTGCATAATATCCCACCTTATAAAATATTAACACCTTCTTCAAATtatgatactttttaaaaaaaaacagacgGATTAACTGTGCATGCAAGCGGCAGAGCAGCAAACAACCCACAGAGCATCCTCACCCGGTCAATGAAACACTGCAGGAACCACTTGGTCGTGTAAATCCCTGTAGTCATCTGCTCCTTGTCCTAGGAGGAGACAGTAAAGAAAGACAGGCATTTCAccaggctggctgctggaggTTCAAGCAACTCATAGGGCTTTTGGGGAGGCTGGTTGGTTGGTTTATTAATGCTGGGGTCTGGGTGCAGGATCTGGCTGTGGTTTGTCTCCCAACAAAGCCCCTGCTTTAAATACAGTGTTGAAGCCCTGCTTTGGCCCTTTGCCCAAGATATTCATTGAACCTGATCCTCACCATGGCCAGACTTCAGCCACAACTATGGAGAGGGATTTCTAGAAGAAGCTTTTCTGGCCTACTATCTACTCCAGGGATTTACAGAAACCTTCCAGGAACCCAAACCATGCACTCCTTGCAAACTACCATTTTTGTTTCCATAGCAATTCCCATGTGAGCCTCTCAAAGCACCAAAAAATTATTAACCCCAAGTATCCCACAGGTAAATCCAGACCTGTACAGTCAAGCCAGCTTTGCTAGCACTACCTCATTTGCATGgcatggctgctgcaggagcagtaCAGCCTGACAGGCTAAGGAAAACTCTTAAAAACCTCACCAACATCACCCCAGTCTATCACTTTTCCATCCCTGTCTGGCGCCCGGCGCAGCGCTCGCACACAGCTTTGCTTTTACTGGCACGGCTGATGGCATGGCACGGCTGGTGCTGGGATGCACAGTGTCATGCATGTGCATAAAGCTGACATgatgctgctgcaaagccagcaaagCAGCGGGgatgggaagagaaagaagcccATGGGATTAATGGCCAGCTCCAGTCTTTGCTTTCAGCTGGTGCTGGACAGCTGCAAGCCTGGTGAGCCTTTGGGAGCCAGGAGGCACGAGCAGCTTTCAGAGAGTtattccccatcctccctgcccAGGTTTCCCCACCCCTGTGACTATAATTAAGTGAAAACCTGTCCTGGCTCTGTTTCACTTACACAGCCAGGGCTGGCCCGTTTGCAGCACAAAGCAAGAGCTGTTGCACATGATGGCAATATAAACAGCTTTTCCTGGAGCTGGGCCACTGAGCCCCTTGGGAACATAAGAAACCTTCAGGAGTCTGGCCACTGAATACCAACTGTCTACAGCAAATGCAAGGGggaacacaggggaaaaaaaaaagggagcaggtGTTGCAAAATAGTCGCCTAGACATTAGACTGCAGTTGATGTGTCTTGCAGATGCTCCTCCAGCCACGAAATGGGCTTGTACCATCTGCTAGAGAGAAAAACAACTGGACGTGCCCAAGCAACAAAACTCACAGAAAATCTTAGGTGCCTCCTGTCTTTAAACAACAGCAAAGCCGTTAAATGCAAGCACTTGGGGCTAACAATTATTGAATTAAGACTCCAGACAGTCCAGCATCACCCTTTGGGCTTTGCAGCTGGTGTAAGAACACAGCCCAGCCTCGCTGCTGTATGCAACAGCTCCTTTTGCTGCAGGCTCTGTGAGCCTTCCTGCCTGGCTTTCCTAAGGAAGTTTTTAGATTTTAGCAGTCCCTACACTAATGATGACCAGCAAGCAAATTCAATAACCATTCACCTCAGCAAGATTCAGGCACCCCATTTAATGAACGCTTGCGTCTTTGCAGCTGAAGCAGTCCTACACGGTTAGAAGTATGTTCAGTTGTGCATCTATTTGGCAGAACATTACATTAACTGCTTTAGATTAAAATGTGATATTAGTATGGGGGTACTGATAGCAAAGAGATACCATGTGCTTCTTCAGTTTGGGAAACAGTTTGCTTAAAATCTGCTCGTGGTGAGCTTGAAATCTCTGCAGCTTCGGGAACCCAGGAATGAAAAAACCTTAACGAGAAAAgatgagagaaataaaaaacaatcagaaaagcTCTGGAGCAGTCTGGGGCAGCCTGATTTTCTAGAAACTCATCCCCTGCGTTGCCTGTTGTTGTCGGCTGGACCACAGTGTGCCCAGCTACCTCCCTTGGCATCCTTCCCAGAGCCCGCCCTTCACCTCATCTACATGGGCAACAGCACCCTCAGCACCAACCCCAGCCAGTTCTTCTCACCCCCGCCCCGCAGAGCAGACCCGCTCACCTCCCCACCACCTGCCCACCTGAGACTTGGCTTGGCCAAGACCTCTCTGAACACATCTCAGTGCTTACCAAGGTTCAGAGAAAAGCTGAAGATGTTTGAACACCACAAGCTTGTGCAGCACCCTGTAATCTAGCAGGACACGTGTTTAAGACTGTGAGGAGTTATCAAGCCATAAGGCTTAGCCCTCCACTCATAAAATAATCTTCTGTGCATAGATTACTGCTAACCACAAATAAGATGAAAGGATCTTTAATGTGTTTGAAGTAAAATAATACAGCACATTTGGTGGAATTACATCTTCATAAAAACACAAGGGCACGTAGCTTGTGGCACGCTAAAAACGGAGCATTACATGATGCTCTTGGATGTACCTTCTGTGAGACTTTTTAAAACCTCGTAACCTTCAATTAATTGATTGCCAAGGGCAAGGCACTCCAGAGGGAAGATAGCACCTCTGTGAAAGTGTTAATTACTGAACGCTAAAGCTCAGTGCcgataaaacacatttttctttgatGAACTTGTCTGCCTCCAAGAGTGAAGTTCAGCTGTGTAGTCGGGTTGTACTGGCACATAATTAAGCCTTAACCTCTTTAAACAAGTATGTGAGGAGAAATGAGGCTCTACTGACCAACCTAAACAGCCTTCCCTCCCATCACAAGAGCCTCCATCCGCATCCTACCCCAGCCTTACCGTGCATGGCGTGCCGCTGGTTGGTCAGCAGCTGTGCCAGTGCCCAAAATGCATCCTCTTCATTTAAGTACATCAGGAGGATGGCTGCGATCTGGCTCATCCCTTGGCAGTAGCTCACTTCCTGCAAAAGCCAAGAGGAGCACACGTGCTGCCACGCTGTCAGACCCTACCATGACGCTAAAGCTACAGAAGCAGGTCAGGCTGCCTGtgcttccctctcctctttcaaGGTCTGTCCCATTTCAAGATCTTTATTGTTTATGCCCAAATTCACAGCTCCCATATGTCTACAGCATCTACCGTGTCACTGACTCACAGAGTggttgggttggaaaggacctctgaagatcatctcgtccaacccccctgccatgggcagagacatctttcactagatcaggttgctcaaagccccatcca contains:
- the LOC143163271 gene encoding uncharacterized protein LOC143163271 isoform X1 → MKKDIESLIAQEKAEIVAKYEKGRREGAQIDPWEDADFTLYKVTDRFGFLHEQELPTRTALEEKQKQQEIERVDKWLKMLKKWGKYRNSDKMCRRVYKGIPLQVRGQVWSLLLDIEKMKKENEGKYEQMKEQAKSFSSEIKQIDLDVNRTFRNHIMFRDRYGVKQQALFHVLSAYSVYNTEVSYCQGMSQIAAILLMYLNEEDAFWALAQLLTNQRHAMHGFFIPGFPKLQRFQAHHEQILSKLFPKLKKHMDKEQMTTGIYTTKWFLQCFIDRTPFTLTLRLWDIYILEGERVLTAMAYTILKLHKKRLLKMTLEDLREFLQEKTAASLQYEDDAVIEQLQVSMTELRKMKFDLPPPARPEEFPRKPLGLELSLNPVAVKGNIVANSQNGQVGEHPLDREPHPHRGPGVLGGMTAAEARTPTLQGSEAAEAMDIHLHPPGGGPLGEEGRVEPTRDGQPPSLLKASETQAHHHLLPMALPPEQPLLTPGCATVDHKSVSLPAPAKHGSSDSSLQNMPSPPDWSTAELSAMDHVVWQPNPAALLVGEQASLCKEKALDASPHSLPGSWRRLSSASQHDDSPKSEHGEEIAEKHCRAALPGKTDLKRLASKAASTGELASLQQNRPGSATGTVHWPQGLDTLPMHGLAGGSVPVLPGSELEAAGLGEGCPFQQALSPTVEGNSPYTVIKTTTPLHLAHATEQDLNRKQVALPLPETGHPLPATSMLPPLALDPEEADAQKSLQKPLNALKAPRPTLSPKPKLPPQVAKSHSENSFLSGSPPLAKLPKSVTF
- the LOC143163271 gene encoding uncharacterized protein LOC143163271 isoform X2 encodes the protein MLKKWGKYRNSDKMCRRVYKGIPLQVRGQVWSLLLDIEKMKKENEGKYEQMKEQAKSFSSEIKQIDLDVNRTFRNHIMFRDRYGVKQQALFHVLSAYSVYNTEVSYCQGMSQIAAILLMYLNEEDAFWALAQLLTNQRHAMHGFFIPGFPKLQRFQAHHEQILSKLFPKLKKHMDKEQMTTGIYTTKWFLQCFIDRTPFTLTLRLWDIYILEGERVLTAMAYTILKLHKKRLLKMTLEDLREFLQEKTAASLQYEDDAVIEQLQVSMTELRKMKFDLPPPARPEEFPRKPLGLELSLNPVAVKGNIVANSQNGQVGEHPLDREPHPHRGPGVLGGMTAAEARTPTLQGSEAAEAMDIHLHPPGGGPLGEEGRVEPTRDGQPPSLLKASETQAHHHLLPMALPPEQPLLTPGCATVDHKSVSLPAPAKHGSSDSSLQNMPSPPDWSTAELSAMDHVVWQPNPAALLVGEQASLCKEKALDASPHSLPGSWRRLSSASQHDDSPKSEHGEEIAEKHCRAALPGKTDLKRLASKAASTGELASLQQNRPGSATGTVHWPQGLDTLPMHGLAGGSVPVLPGSELEAAGLGEGCPFQQALSPTVEGNSPYTVIKTTTPLHLAHATEQDLNRKQVALPLPETGHPLPATSMLPPLALDPEEADAQKSLQKPLNALKAPRPTLSPKPKLPPQVAKSHSENSFLSGSPPLAKLPKSVTF